From Thunnus albacares chromosome 22, fThuAlb1.1, whole genome shotgun sequence, the proteins below share one genomic window:
- the LOC122974073 gene encoding protein NLRC3-like isoform X5, with amino-acid sequence MAETKKKRKRPDSTASGQSSFMSEEPISSCSESSVRSQMSTAESTAPSHVSMKRDRSISPPLNFGHVKTQSSQKSTAESTAPSCVSLKSDGSMYQPLNFGREKTQRQQPGEPSSCSVCKKDLRDLVQFFCGHRSCKKCVSSDWDQSDSTANYPCPVCGKKFRKHQGKTYEDTGKSLIQKAKNAMQKQFASTFEGIGDRENTLKSIYTSLYITTGESAGAHEEHEFRYYKNKLKKQTSCDEVDLSDIFKPFPGQEKPPRTVLTKGVAGIGKSFAVQKFILDWAEEEANKDIDFVFCLAFRELNLIIDEKSLHELLTEFHPALQSLKDSEDFAKGRVIVILDGLDESRLQMDLKNVKTVTSISEVTSVGDLLVNLIQGSLLPNANIWITSRPAAANQIPAKYVDMVTEIRGFNDPQKEEYFGKKFSHDSSLADRITSHIRSSQSLDIMCQIPIFCWISAILFQEVFRGDEKAECPQTLTEMMAHFLFAQTKRRSRKYEKKTEKNKELFLKSQKEFLLKLGKLAFVQLLKNNLIFYEEDFEECGIDIKEAAIYSGFCTAVLREEKVFSRQKVFFFVHLTIQEFFAALYVYDCFTNKNTTELSDFLNLEQKEHTLLDLLKVTVDKVLEEKNGHLDFFLRFLLGLMAEANRKVLQGLLTSPDPSQDTDKKILTYLKAIRRKNLSPDSCINLFQTMVEMRDHKVKDDIQEYLTLSDRLKSELTPLHCSALAYMLQVSKNDVEVLDLKSYNTSDEGRRRLIPAVRSSRKAILADCKVTAEWVKYLAFGLKFPYSPLRDLDLSNNDLKDIGVELLHEGLSSQWCRLKTLRLSGCQITEKGCAFLAKALKSNPSHLIELDLSYNHPGDSGEDQLSELKRDPHYKLNTLNVEHGGSHRMKPGFKKYACELTLDPNTAHKNLRLSEGNRKVTWMEEEQSYRNHSERFDLCPQVLCEQGLDKRCYWEIEVVEPFKIGVTYRTIGRKGDGNDCKLGQNAKSWCMFCSEEGCYVMHNNKSISVASLCSRSSQVGVYLDWPAGTLSFYRVSSDSRTRLHTFKTTFTEPLYPAVEFHTQSSALFCQLT; translated from the exons ATGGCAGaaacgaagaagaagaggaagcgGCCGGACTCCACAGCCTCCGGCCAGTCCTCCTTCATGTCTGAAGAGCCAATCAGCTCCTGCAGTGAGTCATCAGTCAG GTCACAGATGAGTACAGCTGAGTCCACAGCTCCCAGTCATGTGTCTATGAAGCGTGATCGATCCATCTCCCCGCCACTCAACTTTGgtcatgtaaaaacacaaag TTCACAGAAGAGTACAGCTGAGTCCACAGCTCCCAGTTGTGTGTCTTTGAAGAGTGATGGATCCATGTACCAGCCGCTCAACTTTGGTCGTGAAAAGACACAAAG ACAGCAGCCTGGGGAGCCATCCAGCTGTTCAGTGTGTAAGAAGGATTTGAGGGATCTAGTCCAGTTCTTCTGTGGACACCGGTCATGTAAAAAGTGTGTCAGCTCAGACTGGGACCAGTCGGACTCTACAGCAAACTACCCCTGCCCTGTATGTGGAAAGAAATTCAGAAAACACCAGGGAAAAACATACGAAGACACAG GTAAAAGCCTAATTCAGAAAGCAAAGAATGCAATGCAAAAGCAATTTGCTTCAACATTTGAAGGTATTGGTGACCGAGAAAACACCTTAAAAAGCATCTACACATCACTCTACATCACCACTGGAGAGAGTGCAGGGGCGCATGAAGAACATGAGTTCAGATACtacaaaaataaactgaaaaagcaAACATCGTGTGATGAAGTTGACCTCAGTGATATCTTCAAACCTTTTCCTGGCCAAGAGAAACCGCCCAGGACAGTCCTGACAAAGGGCGTAGCAGGCATTGGAAAATCATTTGCTGTGCagaagttcattcttgactggGCTGAGGAAGAAGCAAACAAGGACATTGATTTCGTTTTCTGTCTTGCTTTTCGAGAGCTGAATTTGATTATAGATGAGAAAAGCTTGCATGAGCTCCTGACTGAATTCCACCCTGCTCTCCAGAGTTTGAAAGATTCAGAGGATTTCGCCAAAGGCAGGGTTATAGTGATCCTGGACGGtctggatgaaagcagacttcAAATGGACCTCAAGAATGTTAAGACAGTAACGTCTATCAGTGAAGTAACCTCTGTTGGTGATCTCCTTGTAAACCTCATCCAGGGAAGCCTTCTTCCTAATGCTAACATCTGGATAACTTCCCGTCcagcagcagccaatcagatccctgcAAAGTATGTCGACATGGTGACGGAAATAAGAGGGTTCAATGATCCTCAAAAAGAGGAATACTTCGGGAAGAAATTTAGTCATGACTCGAGCCTTGCCGACAGGATCACATCACACATCCGGTCTTCACAGAGTCTCGATATCATGTGCCAGATCCCGATCTTCTGCTGGATTTCTGCCATATTATTTCAGGAGGTGTTTAGGGGAGACGAGAAAGCTGAATGTCCTCAAACTCTGACAGAGATGATGGCACATTTCCTGTTTGCCCAGACAAAACGCAGgagcagaaaatatgaaaagaagacagagaagaacAAAGAGCTATTTCTAAAGTCACAGAAAGAATTTCTTCTGAAACTTGGCAAGCTTGCATTTGTTCAGCTGCTGAAGAACAATCTCATCTTCTATGAGGAAGACTTTGAAGAATGTGGCATCGACATAAAAGAAGCAGCTATCTACTCTGGATTTTGCACCGCAGTCCTTAGAGaagaaaaagtgttttctcGGCAAAAGGTCTTCTTCTTTGTGCATCTGACCATACAGGAGTTTTTTGCAGCTCTTTATGTCTATGACTGCTTCACAAACAAGAATACAACTGAGCTCAGCGACTTCCTCAATCTGGAGCAGAAAGAACATACACTGCTTGATCTTCTAAAGGTGACAGTTGACAAAGTGCTGGAGGAGAAGAATGGCCACCTGGACTTCTTCTTACGATTCCTCCTTGGCCTCATGGCTGAAGCCAACCGGAAAGTCCTTCAGGGTCTGCTGACATCGCCGGATCCAAGCCAAGATACTGACAAGAAAATCCTGACTTACCTTAAAGCCATCCGAAGGAAGAACCTCTCTCCAGACAGTTGCATCAACCTCTTCCAGACCATGGTCGAGATGAGAGACCACAAAGTCAAAGATGATATTCAGGAATATCTCACATTGTCAGATCGTTTGAAATCAGAACTGACCCCGCTGCATTGTTCTGCActggcctacatgctgcagGTTTCGAAGAATGATGTGGAGGTGTTGGACTTGAAGAGTTACAACACATCAGATGAAGGCAGAAGGAGGCTGATACCAGCTGTGAGGAGCAGCAGAAAAGCCAT ACTAGCAGACTGCAAAGTGACAGCAGAGTGGGTTAAGTACCTGGCCTTTGGACTCAAGTTCCCCTACTCGCCTCTAAGAGATCTGGACCTGAGCAACAATGACCTGAAAGACATAGGTGTAGAGCTGCTCCATGAGGGACTGTCGAGTCAATGGTGCAGACTGAAGACACTGAG GTTGTCAGGTTGTCAGATCACAGAGAAGGGTTGTGCTTTTCTGGCGAAGGCCCTGAAATcaaacccctcccatctgatAGAGTTGGACCTCAGCTACAACCATCCAGGAGATTCAGGAGAGGATCAGCTCTCTGAGCTGAAGAGAGATCCACATTACAAGCTCAACACACTCAA CGTTGAACACGGTGGAAGTCACCGAATGAAACCGGGATTCAAGAAAT aTGCCTGCGAGCTCACTTTGGACCCCAACACAGCCCACAAGAACCTCCGTCTctctgaggggaacagaaaggTGACCTGGATGGAAGAGGAGCAGTCATATCGCAATCACTCAGAGAGGTTTGATCTCTGCCCACAAGTGCTTTGTGAGCAGGGTCTAGATAAGCGCTGCTACTGGGAGATCGAGGTGGTGGAACCATTTAAAATTGGGGTAACATACAGAACCATTGGTAGAAAAGGAGATGGGAATGATTGCAAGCTGGGTCAAAACGCCAAGTCTTGGTGTATGTTTTGCTCTGAGGAGGGTTGTTATGTTATGCACAACAACAAGAGTATCAGTGTAGCTTCACTCTGCTCACGCTCCAGTCAGGTGGGAGTTTATCTGGACTGGCCAGCTGGCACtttgtccttctacagagttTCCTCTGACAGTCGGACTCGCCTGCATACCTTCAAAACAACGTTCACTGAGCCCCTCTATCCTGCTGTTGAATTTCACACTCAGTCCTCTGCTTTATTTTGTCAGCTAACGTAA
- the LOC122974073 gene encoding protein NLRC3-like isoform X7, with product MAETKKKRKRPDSTASGQSSFMSEEPISSCSESSVRSQMSTAESTAPSHVSMKRDRSISPPLNFGHVKTQRQQPGEPSSCSVCKKDLRDLVQFFCGHRSCKKCVSSDWDQSDSTANYPCPVCGKKFRKHQGKTYEDTGKSLIQKAKNAMQKQFASTFEGIGDRENTLKSIYTSLYITTGESAGAHEEHEFRYYKNKLKKQTSCDEVDLSDIFKPFPGQEKPPRTVLTKGVAGIGKSFAVQKFILDWAEEEANKDIDFVFCLAFRELNLIIDEKSLHELLTEFHPALQSLKDSEDFAKGRVIVILDGLDESRLQMDLKNVKTVTSISEVTSVGDLLVNLIQGSLLPNANIWITSRPAAANQIPAKYVDMVTEIRGFNDPQKEEYFGKKFSHDSSLADRITSHIRSSQSLDIMCQIPIFCWISAILFQEVFRGDEKAECPQTLTEMMAHFLFAQTKRRSRKYEKKTEKNKELFLKSQKEFLLKLGKLAFVQLLKNNLIFYEEDFEECGIDIKEAAIYSGFCTAVLREEKVFSRQKVFFFVHLTIQEFFAALYVYDCFTNKNTTELSDFLNLEQKEHTLLDLLKVTVDKVLEEKNGHLDFFLRFLLGLMAEANRKVLQGLLTSPDPSQDTDKKILTYLKAIRRKNLSPDSCINLFQTMVEMRDHKVKDDIQEYLTLSDRLKSELTPLHCSALAYMLQVSKNDVEVLDLKSYNTSDEGRRRLIPAVRSSRKAILADCKVTAEWVKYLAFGLKFPYSPLRDLDLSNNDLKDIGVELLHEGLSSQWCRLKTLRLSGCQITEKGCAFLAKALKSNPSHLIELDLSYNHPGDSGEDQLSELKRDPHYKLNTLNVEHGGSHRMKPGFKKYACELTLDPNTAHKNLRLSEGNRKVTWMEEEQSYRNHSERFDLCPQVLCEQGLDKRCYWEIEVVEPFKIGVTYRTIGRKGDGNDCKLGQNAKSWCMFCSEEGCYVMHNNKSISVASLCSRSSQVGVYLDWPAGTLSFYRVSSDSRTRLHTFKTTFTEPLYPAVEFHTQSSALFCQLT from the exons ATGGCAGaaacgaagaagaagaggaagcgGCCGGACTCCACAGCCTCCGGCCAGTCCTCCTTCATGTCTGAAGAGCCAATCAGCTCCTGCAGTGAGTCATCAGTCAG GTCACAGATGAGTACAGCTGAGTCCACAGCTCCCAGTCATGTGTCTATGAAGCGTGATCGATCCATCTCCCCGCCACTCAACTTTGgtcatgtaaaaacacaaag ACAGCAGCCTGGGGAGCCATCCAGCTGTTCAGTGTGTAAGAAGGATTTGAGGGATCTAGTCCAGTTCTTCTGTGGACACCGGTCATGTAAAAAGTGTGTCAGCTCAGACTGGGACCAGTCGGACTCTACAGCAAACTACCCCTGCCCTGTATGTGGAAAGAAATTCAGAAAACACCAGGGAAAAACATACGAAGACACAG GTAAAAGCCTAATTCAGAAAGCAAAGAATGCAATGCAAAAGCAATTTGCTTCAACATTTGAAGGTATTGGTGACCGAGAAAACACCTTAAAAAGCATCTACACATCACTCTACATCACCACTGGAGAGAGTGCAGGGGCGCATGAAGAACATGAGTTCAGATACtacaaaaataaactgaaaaagcaAACATCGTGTGATGAAGTTGACCTCAGTGATATCTTCAAACCTTTTCCTGGCCAAGAGAAACCGCCCAGGACAGTCCTGACAAAGGGCGTAGCAGGCATTGGAAAATCATTTGCTGTGCagaagttcattcttgactggGCTGAGGAAGAAGCAAACAAGGACATTGATTTCGTTTTCTGTCTTGCTTTTCGAGAGCTGAATTTGATTATAGATGAGAAAAGCTTGCATGAGCTCCTGACTGAATTCCACCCTGCTCTCCAGAGTTTGAAAGATTCAGAGGATTTCGCCAAAGGCAGGGTTATAGTGATCCTGGACGGtctggatgaaagcagacttcAAATGGACCTCAAGAATGTTAAGACAGTAACGTCTATCAGTGAAGTAACCTCTGTTGGTGATCTCCTTGTAAACCTCATCCAGGGAAGCCTTCTTCCTAATGCTAACATCTGGATAACTTCCCGTCcagcagcagccaatcagatccctgcAAAGTATGTCGACATGGTGACGGAAATAAGAGGGTTCAATGATCCTCAAAAAGAGGAATACTTCGGGAAGAAATTTAGTCATGACTCGAGCCTTGCCGACAGGATCACATCACACATCCGGTCTTCACAGAGTCTCGATATCATGTGCCAGATCCCGATCTTCTGCTGGATTTCTGCCATATTATTTCAGGAGGTGTTTAGGGGAGACGAGAAAGCTGAATGTCCTCAAACTCTGACAGAGATGATGGCACATTTCCTGTTTGCCCAGACAAAACGCAGgagcagaaaatatgaaaagaagacagagaagaacAAAGAGCTATTTCTAAAGTCACAGAAAGAATTTCTTCTGAAACTTGGCAAGCTTGCATTTGTTCAGCTGCTGAAGAACAATCTCATCTTCTATGAGGAAGACTTTGAAGAATGTGGCATCGACATAAAAGAAGCAGCTATCTACTCTGGATTTTGCACCGCAGTCCTTAGAGaagaaaaagtgttttctcGGCAAAAGGTCTTCTTCTTTGTGCATCTGACCATACAGGAGTTTTTTGCAGCTCTTTATGTCTATGACTGCTTCACAAACAAGAATACAACTGAGCTCAGCGACTTCCTCAATCTGGAGCAGAAAGAACATACACTGCTTGATCTTCTAAAGGTGACAGTTGACAAAGTGCTGGAGGAGAAGAATGGCCACCTGGACTTCTTCTTACGATTCCTCCTTGGCCTCATGGCTGAAGCCAACCGGAAAGTCCTTCAGGGTCTGCTGACATCGCCGGATCCAAGCCAAGATACTGACAAGAAAATCCTGACTTACCTTAAAGCCATCCGAAGGAAGAACCTCTCTCCAGACAGTTGCATCAACCTCTTCCAGACCATGGTCGAGATGAGAGACCACAAAGTCAAAGATGATATTCAGGAATATCTCACATTGTCAGATCGTTTGAAATCAGAACTGACCCCGCTGCATTGTTCTGCActggcctacatgctgcagGTTTCGAAGAATGATGTGGAGGTGTTGGACTTGAAGAGTTACAACACATCAGATGAAGGCAGAAGGAGGCTGATACCAGCTGTGAGGAGCAGCAGAAAAGCCAT ACTAGCAGACTGCAAAGTGACAGCAGAGTGGGTTAAGTACCTGGCCTTTGGACTCAAGTTCCCCTACTCGCCTCTAAGAGATCTGGACCTGAGCAACAATGACCTGAAAGACATAGGTGTAGAGCTGCTCCATGAGGGACTGTCGAGTCAATGGTGCAGACTGAAGACACTGAG GTTGTCAGGTTGTCAGATCACAGAGAAGGGTTGTGCTTTTCTGGCGAAGGCCCTGAAATcaaacccctcccatctgatAGAGTTGGACCTCAGCTACAACCATCCAGGAGATTCAGGAGAGGATCAGCTCTCTGAGCTGAAGAGAGATCCACATTACAAGCTCAACACACTCAA CGTTGAACACGGTGGAAGTCACCGAATGAAACCGGGATTCAAGAAAT aTGCCTGCGAGCTCACTTTGGACCCCAACACAGCCCACAAGAACCTCCGTCTctctgaggggaacagaaaggTGACCTGGATGGAAGAGGAGCAGTCATATCGCAATCACTCAGAGAGGTTTGATCTCTGCCCACAAGTGCTTTGTGAGCAGGGTCTAGATAAGCGCTGCTACTGGGAGATCGAGGTGGTGGAACCATTTAAAATTGGGGTAACATACAGAACCATTGGTAGAAAAGGAGATGGGAATGATTGCAAGCTGGGTCAAAACGCCAAGTCTTGGTGTATGTTTTGCTCTGAGGAGGGTTGTTATGTTATGCACAACAACAAGAGTATCAGTGTAGCTTCACTCTGCTCACGCTCCAGTCAGGTGGGAGTTTATCTGGACTGGCCAGCTGGCACtttgtccttctacagagttTCCTCTGACAGTCGGACTCGCCTGCATACCTTCAAAACAACGTTCACTGAGCCCCTCTATCCTGCTGTTGAATTTCACACTCAGTCCTCTGCTTTATTTTGTCAGCTAACGTAA
- the LOC122974073 gene encoding protein NLRC3-like isoform X2: protein MAEKKKKRKWSDSTASSQSSFMSEEPISSCSESSVRSQMSTAESTAPSHVSMKRDRSISPPLNFGHVKTQSSQKSTAESTAPSCVSLKSDGSMYQPLNFGREKTQSSQRSTAGSTAPSGLSMKSDGSMYQPLNFGHEKTQSSQMRAADSRAPSGVSMKIDGSMNPPLNLALGETQRQQPGEPSSCSVCKKDLRDLVQFFCGHRSCKKCVSSDWDQSDSTANYPCPVCGKKFRKHQGKTYEDTGKSLIQKAKNAMQKQFASTFEGIGDRENTLKSIYTSLYITTGESAGAHEEHEFRYYKNKLKKQTSCDEVDLSDIFKPFPGQEKPPRTVLTKGVAGIGKSFAVQKFILDWAEEEANKDIDFVFCLAFRELNLIIDEKSLHELLTEFHPALQSLKDSEDFAKGRVIVILDGLDESRLQMDLKNVKTVTSISEVTSVGDLLVNLIQGSLLPNANIWITSRPAAANQIPAKYVDMVTEIRGFNDPQKEEYFGKKFSHDSSLADRITSHIRSSQSLDIMCQIPIFCWISAILFQEVFRGDEKAECPQTLTEMMAHFLFAQTKRRSRKYEKKTEKNKELFLKSQKEFLLKLGKLAFVQLLKNNLIFYEEDFEECGIDIKEAAIYSGFCTAVLREEKVFSRQKVFFFVHLTIQEFFAALYVYDCFTNKNTTELSDFLNLEQKEHTLLDLLKVTVDKVLEEKNGHLDFFLRFLLGLMAEANRKVLQGLLTSPDPSQDTDKKILTYLKAIRRKNLSPDSCINLFQTMVEMRDHKVKDDIQEYLTLSDRLKSELTPLHCSALAYMLQVSKNDVEVLDLKSYNTSDEGRRRLIPAVRSSRKAILADCKVTAEWVKYLAFGLKFPYSPLRDLDLSNNDLKDIGVELLHEGLSSQWCRLKTLRLSGCQITEKGCAFLAKALKSNPSHLIELDLSYNHPGDSGEDQLSELKRDPHYKLNTLNVEHGGSHRMKPGFKKYACELTLDPNTAHKNLRLSEGNRKVTWMEEEQSYRNHSERFDLCPQVLCEQGLDKRCYWEIEVVEPFKIGVTYRTIGRKGDGNDCKLGQNAKSWCMFCSEEGCYVMHNNKSISVASLCSRSSQVGVYLDWPAGTLSFYRVSSDSRTRLHTFKTTFTEPLYPAVEFHTQSSALFCQLT, encoded by the exons AtggcagaaaagaagaagaaaaggaagtgGTCTGACTCCACAGCCTCCAGCCAGTCCTCCTTCATGTCTGAAGAGCCAATCAGCTCCTGCAGTGAGTCATCAGTCAG GTCACAGATGAGTACAGCTGAGTCCACAGCTCCCAGTCATGTGTCTATGAAGCGTGATCGATCCATCTCCCCGCCACTCAACTTTGgtcatgtaaaaacacaaag TTCACAGAAGAGTACAGCTGAGTCCACAGCTCCCAGTTGTGTGTCTTTGAAGAGTGATGGATCCATGTACCAGCCGCTCAACTTTGGTCGTGAAAAGACACAAAG TTCACAGAGGAGTACAGCTGGGTCCACAGCTCCCAGTGGtttgtctatgaagagtgatgGATCCATGTACCAGCCGCTCAACTTTGGTCATGAAAAGACACAAAG TTCCCAGATGAGAGCAGCTGATTCTAGAGCTCCCAGCGGTGTCTCTATGAAGATCGATGGATCCATGAATCCGCCACTCAACTTAGCTCTTGGAGAGACACAAAG ACAGCAGCCTGGGGAGCCATCCAGCTGTTCAGTGTGTAAGAAGGATTTGAGGGATCTAGTCCAGTTCTTCTGTGGACACCGGTCATGTAAAAAGTGTGTCAGCTCAGACTGGGACCAGTCGGACTCTACAGCAAACTACCCCTGCCCTGTATGTGGAAAGAAATTCAGAAAACACCAGGGAAAAACATACGAAGACACAG GTAAAAGCCTAATTCAGAAAGCAAAGAATGCAATGCAAAAGCAATTTGCTTCAACATTTGAAGGTATTGGTGACCGAGAAAACACCTTAAAAAGCATCTACACATCACTCTACATCACCACTGGAGAGAGTGCAGGGGCGCATGAAGAACATGAGTTCAGATACtacaaaaataaactgaaaaagcaAACATCGTGTGATGAAGTTGACCTCAGTGATATCTTCAAACCTTTTCCTGGCCAAGAGAAACCGCCCAGGACAGTCCTGACAAAGGGCGTAGCAGGCATTGGAAAATCATTTGCTGTGCagaagttcattcttgactggGCTGAGGAAGAAGCAAACAAGGACATTGATTTCGTTTTCTGTCTTGCTTTTCGAGAGCTGAATTTGATTATAGATGAGAAAAGCTTGCATGAGCTCCTGACTGAATTCCACCCTGCTCTCCAGAGTTTGAAAGATTCAGAGGATTTCGCCAAAGGCAGGGTTATAGTGATCCTGGACGGtctggatgaaagcagacttcAAATGGACCTCAAGAATGTTAAGACAGTAACGTCTATCAGTGAAGTAACCTCTGTTGGTGATCTCCTTGTAAACCTCATCCAGGGAAGCCTTCTTCCTAATGCTAACATCTGGATAACTTCCCGTCcagcagcagccaatcagatccctgcAAAGTATGTCGACATGGTGACGGAAATAAGAGGGTTCAATGATCCTCAAAAAGAGGAATACTTCGGGAAGAAATTTAGTCATGACTCGAGCCTTGCCGACAGGATCACATCACACATCCGGTCTTCACAGAGTCTCGATATCATGTGCCAGATCCCGATCTTCTGCTGGATTTCTGCCATATTATTTCAGGAGGTGTTTAGGGGAGACGAGAAAGCTGAATGTCCTCAAACTCTGACAGAGATGATGGCACATTTCCTGTTTGCCCAGACAAAACGCAGgagcagaaaatatgaaaagaagacagagaagaacAAAGAGCTATTTCTAAAGTCACAGAAAGAATTTCTTCTGAAACTTGGCAAGCTTGCATTTGTTCAGCTGCTGAAGAACAATCTCATCTTCTATGAGGAAGACTTTGAAGAATGTGGCATCGACATAAAAGAAGCAGCTATCTACTCTGGATTTTGCACCGCAGTCCTTAGAGaagaaaaagtgttttctcGGCAAAAGGTCTTCTTCTTTGTGCATCTGACCATACAGGAGTTTTTTGCAGCTCTTTATGTCTATGACTGCTTCACAAACAAGAATACAACTGAGCTCAGCGACTTCCTCAATCTGGAGCAGAAAGAACATACACTGCTTGATCTTCTAAAGGTGACAGTTGACAAAGTGCTGGAGGAGAAGAATGGCCACCTGGACTTCTTCTTACGATTCCTCCTTGGCCTCATGGCTGAAGCCAACCGGAAAGTCCTTCAGGGTCTGCTGACATCGCCGGATCCAAGCCAAGATACTGACAAGAAAATCCTGACTTACCTTAAAGCCATCCGAAGGAAGAACCTCTCTCCAGACAGTTGCATCAACCTCTTCCAGACCATGGTCGAGATGAGAGACCACAAAGTCAAAGATGATATTCAGGAATATCTCACATTGTCAGATCGTTTGAAATCAGAACTGACCCCGCTGCATTGTTCTGCActggcctacatgctgcagGTTTCGAAGAATGATGTGGAGGTGTTGGACTTGAAGAGTTACAACACATCAGATGAAGGCAGAAGGAGGCTGATACCAGCTGTGAGGAGCAGCAGAAAAGCCAT ACTAGCAGACTGCAAAGTGACAGCAGAGTGGGTTAAGTACCTGGCCTTTGGACTCAAGTTCCCCTACTCGCCTCTAAGAGATCTGGACCTGAGCAACAATGACCTGAAAGACATAGGTGTAGAGCTGCTCCATGAGGGACTGTCGAGTCAATGGTGCAGACTGAAGACACTGAG GTTGTCAGGTTGTCAGATCACAGAGAAGGGTTGTGCTTTTCTGGCGAAGGCCCTGAAATcaaacccctcccatctgatAGAGTTGGACCTCAGCTACAACCATCCAGGAGATTCAGGAGAGGATCAGCTCTCTGAGCTGAAGAGAGATCCACATTACAAGCTCAACACACTCAA CGTTGAACACGGTGGAAGTCACCGAATGAAACCGGGATTCAAGAAAT aTGCCTGCGAGCTCACTTTGGACCCCAACACAGCCCACAAGAACCTCCGTCTctctgaggggaacagaaaggTGACCTGGATGGAAGAGGAGCAGTCATATCGCAATCACTCAGAGAGGTTTGATCTCTGCCCACAAGTGCTTTGTGAGCAGGGTCTAGATAAGCGCTGCTACTGGGAGATCGAGGTGGTGGAACCATTTAAAATTGGGGTAACATACAGAACCATTGGTAGAAAAGGAGATGGGAATGATTGCAAGCTGGGTCAAAACGCCAAGTCTTGGTGTATGTTTTGCTCTGAGGAGGGTTGTTATGTTATGCACAACAACAAGAGTATCAGTGTAGCTTCACTCTGCTCACGCTCCAGTCAGGTGGGAGTTTATCTGGACTGGCCAGCTGGCACtttgtccttctacagagttTCCTCTGACAGTCGGACTCGCCTGCATACCTTCAAAACAACGTTCACTGAGCCCCTCTATCCTGCTGTTGAATTTCACACTCAGTCCTCTGCTTTATTTTGTCAGCTAACGTAA